From the genome of Papaver somniferum cultivar HN1 chromosome 2, ASM357369v1, whole genome shotgun sequence, one region includes:
- the LOC113351272 gene encoding uncharacterized protein LOC113351272 encodes MAQGLEKSKNKTEELKSLSENLKTLAKEREKEVEPEKLKTKDAIEKENLKEMRIHARNMVRMRQEVADYGQISHRLDSMVDYFDKEPEQSVVFSFIPTVVEAIDSSIATGNSKTLVTTLDEIEKRYFSAEIVVKFKYSSITENRPVCMSEEEKVCNLIQKVADEYKLKVSVRLEHSPRMSPTVRDEVKWFDDSQVKTKTTSWFNIFACYI; translated from the coding sequence ATGGCACAAGGTTTGgagaaatcaaaaaacaaaaccgAAGAGTTGAAGTCTTTGTCGGAAAATCTGAAGACACTAGCTAAAGAACGTGAGAAAGAAGTAGAACCCGAAAAGCTTAAGACTAAGGACGCAATCGAAAAGGAAAATCTCAAAGAAATGCGAATTCATGCAAGGAATATGGTTCGCATGAGACAAGAAGTGGCAGATTATGGTCAAATATCTCATCGTCTTGATTCAATGGTGGATTATTTTGACAAAGAACCGGAGCAAAGTGTGGTGTTTAGCTTCATTCCAACTGTTGTTGAAGCTATCGATTCTTCTATAGCAACGGGAAACTCGAAGACGCTAGTGACAACACTGGATGAAATTGAGAAGCGATATTTCAGTGCGGAGATTGTGGTCAAGTTTAAGTACTCGTCGATTACCGAAAACAGGCCGGTTTGTATGTCTGAAGAGGAgaaagtttgtaatttgattcaaaaagtagCAGATGAATACAAATTGAAGGTTTCAGTTAGGTTAGAGCACTCACCGAGGATGTCGCCGACAGTTCGGGATGAAGTAAAATGGTTTGATGACTCTCAAGTTAAGACCAAAACTACTAGCTGGTTCAACATATTCGCTTGTTACATATGA